The following coding sequences lie in one Phaenicophaeus curvirostris isolate KB17595 chromosome 5, BPBGC_Pcur_1.0, whole genome shotgun sequence genomic window:
- the PROX2 gene encoding prospero homeobox protein 2 isoform X1 has product MIPNQLRVSSSVPRQEEETVSVRTVSEQDRDQATSGYSQGLKMEPCFQTDSLLPSSSTSLMSQLLSHPMTGRSLDPCILFPSSQATVLPQDYECGASRGEGVQVLGFPRIPVPASLGSAGERDQLSDQHLEEQLSNQHLQAKRARVESIIQGMSLPPSLEFDTSLEAAFGHEREWGGEVPRESKRKPKLPQQGMGAARRVSPTGSSSHARGCQQLKEQLSFLEQQLRRLQEKFSQVFDSEDTTQTQEGAKKASPLPGKPGDRPDKDNATTTHDPHRLPLQRGTPGVHRQEEGEDRGGTGGGLPSAARILSQALKHELAGVTSWVVDSVLKTAWPKAASHLLQEHHSLPVRGLGDRREYFAAGKYRKACAKPSPVNALGSPQAEAMSGASGKSPGSHAGSFSSKGVRKPCQVPSMPGSTAPVQDSQALGQLLDCSLQDPWAGSSHWSPSAPQRGPLKPLDLHWGTVRLRSSVVRQQQQPLPLSPGNVESLALLPARRDGCRKLQTAMDGTPFTSTHISFRGIWRGPWAWPSLPCPPKPQLVIALAGLPKTRVLLAPQEVKRCGQKAVLSCGGGLLLFRAG; this is encoded by the coding sequence ATGATCCCAAACCAGCTGAGGGTCAGCTCTTCGGTGCCCAGGCAGGAAGAAGAGACAGTGAGTGTCAGGACTGTCTCTGAGCAGGACAGAGACCAAGCTACTTCAGGGTACAGCCAGGGGTTGAAGATGGAGCCTTGTTTCCAGACTGACTCTCTCTTGCCTTCCTCCAGCACATCCCTGATGTCACAACTCCTGAGCCACCCAATGACTGGCCGGAGCTTAGATCCTTGcatccttttcccttcttcccaggcaACGGTCCTGCCTCAGGACTATGAGTGTGGTGCATCTCGTGGAGAAGGAGTGCAAGTTCTGGGTTTCCCCAGGATCCCTGtcccagcttctctgggcagtgCTGGTGAGAGGGACCAGCTCTCCGACCAGCACTTAGAGGAACAGCTTTCCAACCAGCACCTGCAAGCGAAGCGGGCCAGGGTGGAGAGCATCATCCAAGGCATGAGCTTACCACCCTCCCTGGAATTTGACACCAGCCTGGAGGCAGCTTTTGGGCACGAGAGAGAGTGGGGTGGTGAGGTGCCCAGGGAGAGCAAGAGGAAACCAAAGCTGCCCCAGCAgggcatgggagcagccaggcgAGTGAGCCCCACAGGGAGCAGCTCCCATGCCAGGGGCTGccagcagctgaaggagcagctcagctttttagagcagcagctgaggaggCTTCAGGAGAAGTTCTCCCAGGTCTTTGACTCTGAGGACACTACCCAAACCCAGGAAGGTGCCAAGAAAGCAAGTCCACTGCCTGGAAAGCCTGGAGACAGGCCAGACAAGGACAATGCCACCACCACCCATGACCCACACAGACTGCCTCTCCAGAGGGGCACACCAGGGgtgcacaggcaggaggagggtgAGGACAGGGGTGGCACAGGTGGTGGCTTGCCCTCAGCCGCACGGATCCTCTCACAGGCACTGAAGCACGAGCTGGCTGGAGTGACGTCCTGGGTGGTAGACTCCGTCCTGAAGACTGCGTGGCCAAAGGCAGCAAGCCACCTCCTGCAAGAGCACCACAGCCTCCCAGTGCGGGGGCTAGGTGACAGGAGAGAGTATTTTGCTGCCGGGAAATACAGAAAGGCATGTGCTAAACCAAGCCCTGTGAATGCACTGGGCTCACCCCAGGCTGAGGCCATGTCAGGAGCTTCAGGGAAGAGCCCAGGCTCTCATGCTGGCTCCTTCAGTTCAAAGGGGGTCAGAAAACCCTGTCAGGTGCCCAGCATGCCGGGCTCGACTGCCCCTGTCCAGGACAGCCAGGCACTGGGCCAGCTGCTGGACTGCAGCCTGCAGGACCCCTGGGCTGGCAGCTCTCAttggagcccctctgctccacagaGGGGTCCTCTGAAGCCCCTTGACTTGCACTGGGGAACTGTCAGGCTGAGATCATCAGTTgtgagacagcagcagcagccgctgcCCCTGAGCCCTGGCAATGTGGAGAGCCTCGCGCTGCTGCCAGCTCGCAGGGATGGCTGCAGGAAGTTGCAGACTGCGATGGATGGGACACCCTTCACCTCCACCCATATATCCTTTAGGGGCATCTGGAGAGGTCCCTGGGCTTGGCCAAGCTTACCTTGTCCTCCAAAGCCACAGCTTGTCATAGCCCTTGCTGGTCTCCCCAAGACCAGGGTCCTCCTTGCCCCACAGGAAGTTAAAAGATGTGGGCAAAAAGCAGTCCTGAGCTGTGGAGGGGGACTGCTGCTCTTCAGGGCTGGCTAG
- the PROX2 gene encoding prospero homeobox protein 2 isoform X2 has protein sequence MIPNQLRVSSSVPRQEEETVSVRTVSEQDRDQATSGYSQGLKMEPCFQTDSLLPSSSTSLMSQLLSHPMTGRSLDPCILFPSSQATVLPQDYECGASRGEGVQVLGFPRIPVPASLGSAGERDQLSDQHLEEQLSNQHLQAKRARVESIIQGMSLPPSLEFDTSLEAAFGHEREWGGEVPRESKRKPKLPQQGMGAARRVSPTGSSSHARGCQQLKEQLSFLEQQLRRLQEKFSQVFDSEDTTQTQEGAKKASPLPGKPGDRPDKDNATTTHDPHRLPLQRGTPGVHRQEEGEDRGGTGGGLPSAARILSQALKHELAGVTSWVVDSVLKTAWPKAASHLLQEHHSLPVRGLGDRREYFAAGKYRKACAKPSPVNALGSPQAEAMSGASGKSPGSHAGSFSSKGVRKPCQVPSMPGSTAPVQDSQALGQLLDCSLQDPWAGSSHWSPSAPQRGPLKPLDLHWGTVRLRSSVVRQQQQPLPLSPGNVESLALLPARRDGCRKLQTAMDGTPFTSTHMQEALTPSHLKKAKLMFFFTRYPSSTLLKTYFLDVQFSRCITSQLIKWFSNFREFYYIQVEKFARQALLEGVVDAGALRVSRDSELFRALNMHYNKGNDFEVPGQFLEVASLTLREFFSAVRAGKDADPSWKKPIYKIISKLDSDIPEGFKAAVCSQELLHS, from the exons ATGATCCCAAACCAGCTGAGGGTCAGCTCTTCGGTGCCCAGGCAGGAAGAAGAGACAGTGAGTGTCAGGACTGTCTCTGAGCAGGACAGAGACCAAGCTACTTCAGGGTACAGCCAGGGGTTGAAGATGGAGCCTTGTTTCCAGACTGACTCTCTCTTGCCTTCCTCCAGCACATCCCTGATGTCACAACTCCTGAGCCACCCAATGACTGGCCGGAGCTTAGATCCTTGcatccttttcccttcttcccaggcaACGGTCCTGCCTCAGGACTATGAGTGTGGTGCATCTCGTGGAGAAGGAGTGCAAGTTCTGGGTTTCCCCAGGATCCCTGtcccagcttctctgggcagtgCTGGTGAGAGGGACCAGCTCTCCGACCAGCACTTAGAGGAACAGCTTTCCAACCAGCACCTGCAAGCGAAGCGGGCCAGGGTGGAGAGCATCATCCAAGGCATGAGCTTACCACCCTCCCTGGAATTTGACACCAGCCTGGAGGCAGCTTTTGGGCACGAGAGAGAGTGGGGTGGTGAGGTGCCCAGGGAGAGCAAGAGGAAACCAAAGCTGCCCCAGCAgggcatgggagcagccaggcgAGTGAGCCCCACAGGGAGCAGCTCCCATGCCAGGGGCTGccagcagctgaaggagcagctcagctttttagagcagcagctgaggaggCTTCAGGAGAAGTTCTCCCAGGTCTTTGACTCTGAGGACACTACCCAAACCCAGGAAGGTGCCAAGAAAGCAAGTCCACTGCCTGGAAAGCCTGGAGACAGGCCAGACAAGGACAATGCCACCACCACCCATGACCCACACAGACTGCCTCTCCAGAGGGGCACACCAGGGgtgcacaggcaggaggagggtgAGGACAGGGGTGGCACAGGTGGTGGCTTGCCCTCAGCCGCACGGATCCTCTCACAGGCACTGAAGCACGAGCTGGCTGGAGTGACGTCCTGGGTGGTAGACTCCGTCCTGAAGACTGCGTGGCCAAAGGCAGCAAGCCACCTCCTGCAAGAGCACCACAGCCTCCCAGTGCGGGGGCTAGGTGACAGGAGAGAGTATTTTGCTGCCGGGAAATACAGAAAGGCATGTGCTAAACCAAGCCCTGTGAATGCACTGGGCTCACCCCAGGCTGAGGCCATGTCAGGAGCTTCAGGGAAGAGCCCAGGCTCTCATGCTGGCTCCTTCAGTTCAAAGGGGGTCAGAAAACCCTGTCAGGTGCCCAGCATGCCGGGCTCGACTGCCCCTGTCCAGGACAGCCAGGCACTGGGCCAGCTGCTGGACTGCAGCCTGCAGGACCCCTGGGCTGGCAGCTCTCAttggagcccctctgctccacagaGGGGTCCTCTGAAGCCCCTTGACTTGCACTGGGGAACTGTCAGGCTGAGATCATCAGTTgtgagacagcagcagcagccgctgcCCCTGAGCCCTGGCAATGTGGAGAGCCTCGCGCTGCTGCCAGCTCGCAGGGATGGCTGCAGGAAGTTGCAGACTGCGATGGATGGGACACCCTTCACCTCCACCCAT ATGCAGGAGGCGCTGACCCCCAGCCACCTGAAGAAGGCCAAgctgatgtttttcttcactCGCTACCCCAGCTCCACTCTGCTCAAAACCTACTTCCTCGATGTCCAG TTCAGCCGCTGCATCACCTCCCAGCTCATCAAGTGGTTCAGCAACTTCCGTGAGTTTTACTACATCCAGGTGGAGAAGTTTGCCCGGCAGGCTCTGCTGGAGGGTGTCGTGGATGCTGGTGCTCTCCGGGTTTCCCGGGACTCAGAGCTCTTCCGTGCCCTCAACATGCACTATAACAAGGGAAATGACTTCGAG GTGCCAGGGCAGTTCCTGGAGGTGGCCAGCCTGACGCTGCGGGAGTTCTTCAGTGCTGTCAGGGCAGGCAAGGACGCTGACCCCTCCTGGAAGAAACccatttacaaaataatttctaaactGGACAGTGACATCCCGGAAGGTTTCAAAGCCGCTGTCTGCTCTCAGGAACTGCTCCACAGCTGA